A window of the Vigna angularis cultivar LongXiaoDou No.4 chromosome 3, ASM1680809v1, whole genome shotgun sequence genome harbors these coding sequences:
- the LOC108325219 gene encoding uncharacterized protein LOC108325219 isoform X1 has product MEGKLSRAAKKIVPSSIQGFSHLAQRCNAINLAEGFPDFPAPPHIKNAAISAINSDFNQYRNVQGVCDYLAKMMKERHGLDIDPLTDVAICCGQSEAFAAAILATIDPGDEVILFDPSYESYEACVAMAGGVPIHVPLDPPQWTLDSSKLLGSFTERTKVVVLNSPHNPTGKVFTKGELEVIAGECCSRNCLAITDEVYEHITYDNLKHISLVSFPGMQERTVITSSLSKSFSVTGWRIGWAVAPTFLASAIKNIHVRLTDSAPAPFQEAALNALRSPPEYFESLRSDYQSRRDYIVNLLGGVGFKIEFIPQGSFFLFAELPDNCPLSDVEFVKKLILEAGVVAVPGRGFFHTNLSSDEVSNLPYSYQKRYIRFAFCKSDATLTLAAEKLGKLLDAKGHLVLY; this is encoded by the exons ATGGAAGGAAAGTTATCACGCGCAGCAAAGAAGATTGTACCTTCTTCCATTCAAGGATTCTCCCATCTTGCTCAGCGATGCAACGCCATCAACCTCGCCGAGGGCTTCCCCGACTTCCCCGCCCCTCCCCACATAAAAAACGCCGCCATTTCTGCCATCAACTCCGACTTCAACCAGTACAG GAACGTTCAAGGTGTATGCGACTACTTGGCCAAGATGATGAAGGAGAGACACGGTTTAGACATCGACCCTCTTACGGACGTAGCTATTTGCTGCGGTCAAAGCGAGGCCTTTGCGGCTGCAATCCTTGCAA CAATTGACCCGGGTGACGAGGTCATACTATTCGACCCTTCCTATGAATCATATGAAGCATGTGTTGCCATGGCCGGGGGAGTACCT ATTCACGTGCCGCTTGATCCACCTCAATGGACACTGGATTCAAGCAAATTACTCGGATCATTTACTGAGAGAACTAAAGTAGTAGTACTGAACAG TCCTCACAATCCTACTGGCAAAGTTTTCACAAAAGGGGAACTTGAGGTTATAGCTGGAGAATGCTGCAGCAGGAATTGCCTGGCTATAACAGATGAA GTATATGAACACATAACGTATGACAATCTAAAACATATATCCCTTGTGTCATTTCCTGGAATGCAAGAGCGGACTGTAATAACATCATCTTTGTCCAAATCATTTAGTGTCACAG GTTGGAGGATTGGATGGGCAGTTGCACCAACTTTTCTTGCGTCtgctataaaaaatattcacgTTAGACTTACAGATTCTGCCCCAGCACCTTTTCAGGAAGCTGCTTTGAATGCCTTGAGAAGTCCTCCTGAGTACTTTGAATCACTCCGAAGT GATTATCAATCAAGAAGAGACTATATCGTAAATTTGCTAGGGGGAGTAGGTTTCAAGATTGAGTTTATACCTCAGGGCTCCTTCTTTTTATTTGCTGAGCTTCCTGACAATTGCCCACTTTCAGAT GTAGAATTTGTTAAGAAACTAATACTAGAAGCTGGGGTAGTAGCCGTTCCAGGACGAGGATTTTTTCATACAAACTTATCATCTGATGAAGTTTCTAACTTACCCTATTCCTACCAGAAGAGATACATCAGGTTTGCATTCTGCAAAAGCGATGCGACTTTAACTCTGGCGGCAGAAAAATTGGGTAAGCTTTTGGATGCTAAAGGGCATCTTGTGCTATATTAA
- the LOC108325219 gene encoding uncharacterized protein LOC108325219 isoform X2, with the protein MMKERHGLDIDPLTDVAICCGQSEAFAAAILATIDPGDEVILFDPSYESYEACVAMAGGVPIHVPLDPPQWTLDSSKLLGSFTERTKVVVLNSPHNPTGKVFTKGELEVIAGECCSRNCLAITDEVYEHITYDNLKHISLVSFPGMQERTVITSSLSKSFSVTGWRIGWAVAPTFLASAIKNIHVRLTDSAPAPFQEAALNALRSPPEYFESLRSDYQSRRDYIVNLLGGVGFKIEFIPQGSFFLFAELPDNCPLSDVEFVKKLILEAGVVAVPGRGFFHTNLSSDEVSNLPYSYQKRYIRFAFCKSDATLTLAAEKLGKLLDAKGHLVLY; encoded by the exons ATGATGAAGGAGAGACACGGTTTAGACATCGACCCTCTTACGGACGTAGCTATTTGCTGCGGTCAAAGCGAGGCCTTTGCGGCTGCAATCCTTGCAA CAATTGACCCGGGTGACGAGGTCATACTATTCGACCCTTCCTATGAATCATATGAAGCATGTGTTGCCATGGCCGGGGGAGTACCT ATTCACGTGCCGCTTGATCCACCTCAATGGACACTGGATTCAAGCAAATTACTCGGATCATTTACTGAGAGAACTAAAGTAGTAGTACTGAACAG TCCTCACAATCCTACTGGCAAAGTTTTCACAAAAGGGGAACTTGAGGTTATAGCTGGAGAATGCTGCAGCAGGAATTGCCTGGCTATAACAGATGAA GTATATGAACACATAACGTATGACAATCTAAAACATATATCCCTTGTGTCATTTCCTGGAATGCAAGAGCGGACTGTAATAACATCATCTTTGTCCAAATCATTTAGTGTCACAG GTTGGAGGATTGGATGGGCAGTTGCACCAACTTTTCTTGCGTCtgctataaaaaatattcacgTTAGACTTACAGATTCTGCCCCAGCACCTTTTCAGGAAGCTGCTTTGAATGCCTTGAGAAGTCCTCCTGAGTACTTTGAATCACTCCGAAGT GATTATCAATCAAGAAGAGACTATATCGTAAATTTGCTAGGGGGAGTAGGTTTCAAGATTGAGTTTATACCTCAGGGCTCCTTCTTTTTATTTGCTGAGCTTCCTGACAATTGCCCACTTTCAGAT GTAGAATTTGTTAAGAAACTAATACTAGAAGCTGGGGTAGTAGCCGTTCCAGGACGAGGATTTTTTCATACAAACTTATCATCTGATGAAGTTTCTAACTTACCCTATTCCTACCAGAAGAGATACATCAGGTTTGCATTCTGCAAAAGCGATGCGACTTTAACTCTGGCGGCAGAAAAATTGGGTAAGCTTTTGGATGCTAAAGGGCATCTTGTGCTATATTAA